The following proteins are encoded in a genomic region of Fusobacterium perfoetens ATCC 29250:
- a CDS encoding TatD family hydrolase, whose translation MKLVDTHCHLDDERYDIDREELIKKLEEKMEFVVNIGFDLPSSIKSVEYSNSYDFIYAVIGFHPTSISEYSEEAENSLRELSKNKKVVAIGEIGLDYYWMEDEKEVQKVGFRKQMKLAEELNLPVVIHSRDAMADTIEILKEFPKVKGIFHCYPGSFESLSEIPEGYYFGIGGVLTFKNSKKTVEFVKKVDISRIVIETDSPYLTPTPFRGKRNEPSYVQYVLEKISEIKNIPFEEVLRITTENAKKIYGID comes from the coding sequence ATGAAGTTAGTGGATACACATTGTCATTTAGATGATGAGAGATATGATATAGATAGAGAAGAACTTATAAAAAAATTAGAAGAAAAAATGGAGTTTGTAGTAAACATTGGATTTGATTTACCATCTTCTATAAAAAGTGTTGAATATTCTAATTCTTATGATTTTATTTATGCTGTTATTGGATTTCATCCAACTTCTATTTCAGAATACAGTGAAGAAGCTGAAAATTCTTTAAGAGAATTATCAAAAAATAAAAAAGTAGTAGCTATAGGAGAAATTGGTCTTGATTATTATTGGATGGAGGATGAAAAAGAGGTTCAAAAAGTTGGTTTTAGAAAACAAATGAAATTAGCAGAAGAATTAAATCTACCTGTAGTAATCCATTCAAGAGATGCTATGGCTGATACTATTGAAATTTTAAAAGAATTTCCAAAAGTAAAAGGAATCTTTCATTGTTATCCTGGAAGTTTTGAAAGTTTATCAGAAATTCCTGAAGGATATTATTTTGGGATTGGAGGAGTTTTAACTTTTAAAAATTCTAAAAAAACAGTAGAGTTTGTAAAAAAAGTAGATATATCAAGAATTGTTATAGAAACTGATTCTCCTTATTTGACTCCTACTCCTTTTAGAGGAAAAAGAAATGAACCTTCTTATGTTCAATATGTTTTAGAAAAAATATCAGAAATAAAAAATATACCTTTTGAAGAAGTTTTAAGAATTACAACAGAGAATGCAAAAAAAATATATGGGATTGATTAA
- a CDS encoding iron-containing alcohol dehydrogenase family protein, whose translation MSQNMFLPNYTIGKDAYKEIKEICEKYGTKVVFIGGKTALEKASFLVKEAIKESKLEVIDEVWYGGEASYENVEMLMNNENIINSHMIFAFGGGKACDTCKVLSEKLDKPLFTFPTIASTCASVTSVCAMYHPNGVYRDLFFKKAPAIHTFINTQIIAEAPTKYLWAGIGDTLGKGYEPEFSARGKELDYPNKLGITLSSLCKEPLFEYGDKGLKDCENNISSKELEETILTIIVTTGLVSNSLKMSYNSGLAHAICYGFSTIKEVEENHLHGELVSYGVLVLEMMDKNYDELNKLINFYKKINLPISYKNFNVDIENMTSVFDKASSVKDIEVSAFPITRNMICNSIKELEKYISKN comes from the coding sequence ATGTCACAAAATATGTTTTTACCAAATTATACAATAGGAAAAGATGCTTATAAGGAAATTAAAGAAATTTGTGAAAAATATGGAACAAAAGTTGTTTTTATTGGAGGAAAAACAGCTTTAGAAAAAGCTAGTTTTTTAGTAAAAGAAGCTATAAAAGAAAGTAAATTAGAAGTAATTGATGAAGTTTGGTATGGTGGAGAAGCTTCTTATGAAAATGTAGAAATGTTAATGAACAATGAAAATATTATAAATTCTCATATGATATTTGCTTTTGGTGGAGGAAAAGCTTGTGATACTTGTAAAGTATTAAGTGAAAAATTAGATAAACCTTTATTCACTTTTCCTACTATTGCCTCTACTTGTGCTAGTGTAACAAGTGTTTGTGCTATGTACCATCCTAATGGAGTTTATAGAGATTTATTCTTTAAAAAAGCTCCTGCTATCCATACATTTATAAACACTCAAATAATAGCTGAAGCTCCTACAAAATATCTATGGGCAGGAATTGGAGATACTTTAGGAAAAGGATATGAACCTGAATTTTCTGCAAGAGGAAAAGAATTAGATTACCCTAATAAACTAGGAATTACTCTATCTTCACTTTGTAAAGAACCTCTTTTTGAATATGGAGATAAAGGTTTAAAAGATTGTGAAAATAATATTAGTTCAAAAGAATTAGAAGAAACTATTTTAACTATCATAGTTACTACTGGACTTGTTTCTAATTCTCTAAAAATGTCTTACAATAGTGGTTTAGCTCATGCTATTTGTTATGGTTTCTCTACAATAAAAGAAGTTGAAGAAAATCATTTACATGGAGAACTTGTTTCTTATGGAGTCCTTGTATTAGAAATGATGGATAAAAACTATGATGAGTTAAATAAACTAATTAATTTCTATAAAAAAATAAATCTACCAATTTCTTATAAAAACTTTAATGTAGATATTGAGAATATGACAAGTGTTTTTGACAAAGCTTCTTCTGTTAAAGATATTGAAGTTTCTGCTTTTCCTATTACTAGAAATATGATATGTAATTCTATAAAAGAACTAGAAAAATATATATCAAAAAATTAA
- a CDS encoding pyridoxal phosphate-dependent aminotransferase, with amino-acid sequence MIAQRLIGKQVGRGAFGIAREVKATEKKFGKDSVINSTLGTFFCEDEKLGVLELVNKTYRELESPDIYGYAAGVSGSAEYKEAVKKSIFGTHCEEIVKNSFVDVASTPGGTGAIYTAFKGYGNDGNTVLLPEYMWDAYVHITGANRLNNVIYKLFDGNKFNTRDFSEKMLEVVKRDGRVLAVINDPCQNPTGYSLSFEEWEEVVEILKEASKYGEVILINDIAYLDYDFRGRDNAREYMNLFLGLPENVLILFAYSMSKSFTSYGLRTGAIVALSSSKKVIDEFTVVAEYLCRSSWSNVSRGGMALLVKAYEDENIINGINAERDQWVEILKKRAEIFERKSEEVGLAYCPFSSGFFLTIPLEKNKEEIVNDLKEKKVFVLPIKNGIRIAICSISCKKLEILPKLIKESIDKFNK; translated from the coding sequence ATGATTGCTCAAAGATTAATAGGAAAACAAGTTGGAAGAGGAGCTTTTGGAATTGCTAGAGAAGTTAAAGCAACTGAAAAAAAATTTGGAAAAGACTCTGTTATAAATTCTACATTAGGGACTTTCTTTTGTGAAGATGAAAAATTAGGAGTATTAGAACTTGTTAATAAAACATATAGAGAATTAGAATCTCCTGATATCTATGGATATGCTGCTGGGGTAAGTGGTTCTGCTGAATATAAAGAAGCTGTTAAAAAAAGTATATTTGGAACTCATTGTGAAGAAATAGTAAAAAATTCTTTTGTTGATGTTGCTTCTACTCCTGGAGGAACAGGAGCTATATACACAGCTTTTAAAGGATATGGTAATGATGGAAATACTGTTCTATTACCTGAATATATGTGGGATGCTTATGTACATATTACAGGAGCTAATAGATTAAATAATGTTATATATAAATTATTTGATGGAAATAAATTTAATACTAGAGATTTCTCTGAAAAAATGTTAGAAGTTGTAAAAAGAGATGGTAGAGTTCTAGCTGTTATAAATGACCCTTGTCAAAACCCTACTGGATATTCTTTATCTTTTGAAGAATGGGAAGAAGTTGTTGAAATTTTAAAAGAAGCTTCTAAATATGGAGAAGTAATTCTTATTAATGATATTGCTTACTTAGATTATGACTTCAGAGGAAGAGATAATGCTAGAGAATATATGAACTTATTTTTAGGACTTCCAGAAAATGTTTTAATTCTTTTTGCTTATAGCATGTCAAAATCATTTACAAGTTATGGACTTAGAACAGGGGCTATAGTTGCTTTATCTTCAAGTAAAAAGGTCATAGATGAATTTACTGTTGTAGCAGAATATTTATGTCGTTCTTCTTGGTCTAATGTATCAAGAGGAGGAATGGCTTTATTAGTAAAAGCTTATGAAGATGAAAATATAATCAATGGTATTAATGCTGAAAGAGACCAATGGGTAGAAATATTGAAAAAAAGAGCAGAAATTTTTGAAAGAAAATCAGAAGAAGTTGGATTAGCTTATTGCCCTTTCTCTAGTGGATTCTTCTTAACTATCCCTTTAGAAAAAAACAAAGAAGAAATAGTAAATGACTTAAAAGAAAAAAAAGTATTTGTTCTTCCTATAAAAAATGGTATTAGAATAGCTATTTGCAGTATTTCTTGTAAAAAATTAGAAATTCTTCCTAAATTAATAAAAGAATCTATAGATAAATTTAATAAATAA
- a CDS encoding serine dehydratase subunit alpha family protein codes for MLNKILAILKEEIVPAEGCTEPIALAYAGSKLRDILGNIPEKIEISLSGNMIKNVKSVKIPSSEGMVGIEAAVAMGLILGDSSKELMVISGVDKTRLPEVKKYLSENRMNVVLNKGDVKLYIKLTGTYGKDIATVEIQHYHTNITEITKNGEKVIGCSCDDKCSGESPMTDRSFLTLELIYNTAKTIDLSLIEPIFKKVIECNTTIAKEGLTNEYGIAIGKTIKEGIEEGIYGNDLKNNMTSFASAGSDARMNGCSLPVMTTSGSGNQGMTASLPVIKFCEMKNIPYEQLIRGLFFSHMTTIHIKTNIGRLSAYCGAMCASAGVAGAISFLDGLTLEQCAMAVETTLGTMSGLICDGAKSSCATKIASGISCAFDSYYTAKKNRRLLFGEGIIGRDVEATIKNTGILGKDGMQVTDEVILNIMVNNK; via the coding sequence ATGTTAAATAAAATATTAGCAATTTTAAAAGAAGAAATAGTACCTGCTGAAGGATGTACAGAACCAATAGCTCTAGCATATGCTGGAAGTAAATTAAGAGATATATTAGGAAATATTCCAGAAAAAATAGAAATTTCTTTATCTGGAAATATGATAAAAAATGTAAAAAGTGTTAAAATTCCTAGTTCAGAAGGGATGGTAGGAATTGAGGCAGCAGTAGCCATGGGACTTATTTTAGGAGATTCTTCAAAAGAATTAATGGTTATTTCTGGTGTAGATAAAACAAGATTACCTGAAGTAAAAAAATATTTATCAGAAAATAGAATGAATGTTGTACTAAATAAAGGTGATGTAAAATTATATATTAAATTAACTGGTACTTATGGAAAAGATATAGCAACAGTAGAAATTCAACATTATCACACAAATATAACAGAAATTACTAAAAATGGAGAAAAAGTAATTGGATGTTCTTGTGATGATAAGTGTAGTGGAGAATCACCTATGACTGATAGAAGTTTCTTAACTTTAGAATTAATTTATAATACAGCTAAAACAATAGATTTATCTTTAATAGAACCTATATTTAAAAAAGTAATAGAGTGTAATACAACTATAGCTAAAGAAGGATTAACAAATGAATATGGAATAGCTATAGGAAAAACTATAAAAGAAGGAATAGAAGAAGGAATTTATGGTAATGATTTAAAAAATAATATGACTTCTTTTGCTAGTGCTGGTAGTGATGCTAGAATGAATGGATGTTCTTTACCAGTTATGACAACAAGTGGAAGTGGAAACCAAGGAATGACAGCTTCTTTACCAGTAATAAAATTCTGTGAAATGAAAAATATTCCATATGAACAATTAATAAGAGGATTATTTTTCTCTCATATGACAACAATACATATAAAAACAAATATAGGAAGATTATCAGCTTATTGTGGAGCTATGTGTGCTAGTGCTGGGGTAGCTGGAGCTATATCATTCTTAGATGGATTAACTTTAGAGCAATGTGCTATGGCTGTAGAAACTACATTAGGAACAATGTCAGGTTTAATTTGTGATGGAGCAAAAAGTTCATGTGCTACAAAAATAGCAAGTGGAATTTCTTGTGCTTTTGATTCATATTATACAGCTAAGAAAAATAGAAGATTATTATTTGGAGAAGGAATAATAGGAAGGGATGTAGAAGCCACTATTAAAAATACAGGAATTTTAGGAAAAGATGGAATGCAAGTAACAGATGAAGTAATCTTAAATATAATGGTTAATAATAAATAA